The following proteins come from a genomic window of Candidozyma auris chromosome 4, complete sequence:
- a CDS encoding 60S ribosomal protein uL2: MGRVIRNQRKGAGSVFTAHTRLRKGAAKLRTLDYAERHGYIRGVVKQIIHDSGRGAPLAKVVFRDPYRYKLREETFIANEGLYTGQFVYAGKKASLNVGNILPLGACPEGTIVSNVEEKVGDRGALGRTSGNYVIIIGHNHDEGKTRVKLPSGAKKIINSDARGVIGVVAGGGRIDKPLLKAGRAYHKYKAKRNSWPKTRGVAMNPVDHPHGGGNHQHIGKASTISRGAVPGQKAGLIAARRTGLLRGTQKTQD; the protein is encoded by the exons ATGG GTAGAGTTATTCGTAACCAGAGAAAGGGTGCTGGCTCCGTCTTCACCGCTCACACCAGATTGAGAAAGGGTGCTGCCAAGTTGAGAACCTTGGACTACGCCGAACGTCACGGTTACATTCGTGGTGTTGTTAAGCAGATCATCCACGACTCTGGTAGAGGTGCTCCTTTGGCCAAAGTTGTCTTCAGAGACCCATACAGATACAAGTTGAGAGAGGAGACTTTCATCGCTAACGAGGGTCTTTACACTGGTCAGTTCGTCTACGCTGGTAAGAAGGCTTCCTTGAACGTTGGTAACATTTTGCCTTTGGGTGCTTGTCCTGAGGGTACCATCGTCTCCAACGTCGAAGAGAAGGTTGGTGACAGAGGTGCTTTGGGTAGAACCTCTGGTAACTacgtcatcatcattggtCACAACCACGATGAGGGTAAGACCAGAGTCAAGTTGCCATCTGGtgccaagaagatcatcaacTCTGACGCCAGAGGTGTcattggtgttgttgcCGGTGGTGGTAGAATTGACAAGCCATTGTTGAAGGCTGGTAGAGCTTACCACAAGTACAAGGCCAAGAGAAACTCGTGGCCAAAGACCAGAGGTGTGGCAATGAACCCAGTTGATCACCCTCACGGTGGTGGTAACCACCAGCACATTGGTAAGGCTTCTACCATTTCCAGAGGTGCCGTCCCAGGTCAGAAGGCTGGTTTGATTGCTGCCAGAAGAACTGGTTTGTTGAGAGGTACCCAGAAGACTCAGGACTAA
- the MRP8 gene encoding Mrp8p — translation MSIEELNKRVDELTDLVKRQSEVIAKTGKQMMEYQVKDVKARMASLNSEQPKIDTDEFATNDDLVQLVTELQGQLDYLEDRNVKRVYNSHIATDADSSTPIAPLTNKDGEHPPDFYPKTLGELRDIDAASLLQLCEFFELIVENNNPEDIAELMKSEKLSKEELDRLINPKPKTLEEKLKGLKKEDEVELFDELARFLGVRIRRGNGW, via the coding sequence ATGTCAATTGAAGAACTAAACAAAAGAGTTGATGAGCTCACAGACCTCGTGAAGAGGCAGAGTGAAGTTATCGCCAAGACAGGGAAACAGATGATGGAATACCAGGTGAAAGACGTGAAGGCGAGAATGGCGTCTTTGAATTCGGAGCAGCCTAAGATCGATACAGACGAGTTCGCAACGAATGACGATTTGGTACAATTGGTGACTGAGCTACAGGGACAATTGGATTACTTAGAGGACCGGAACGTCAAGAGAGTGTACAACTCCCACATTGCTACGGACGCGGATTCGTCTACACCGATTGCTCCTTTAACGAACAAGGACGGAGAACACCCACCAGATTTTTACCCAAAGACTCTTGGAGAATTGAGGGATATTGATGCTGCGTCGCTTTTGCAATTGTGTGAATTCTTTGAGTTGATAGTGGAAAATAATAATCCTGAGGACATTGCCGAGCTCATGAAGCTGGAAAAACTCAGCAAAGAGGAATTGGACAGATTGATCAATCCCAAGCCTAAAACGCTTgaagagaagttgaaggggttgaagaaggaggacGAGGTGGAGTTGTTTGACGAGCTTGCACGTTTCCTTGGTGTGCGCATCAGAAGAGGCAATGGCTGGTAG
- a CDS encoding SUR7/PalI family protein, producing MLHRFATIVPLVLIAGSTLMLFFINLSGVQDSSTFLNKFYFSKATVKYERHWTMYAMCTPLGNGQVQCTKKEPAYPYDPVKNLGAGFVPEEFDKNQKTYYYLSRIAYAAFLLALLLSILSLLPVTISCCAWHGFLTGFFASFVIGGSLLFDVIAASLQTAAHVKGVNAFKKAGFSAQLGTPMFVCMWLSVATLFISWVWMIKVGVNGFHEIFGGSKKKHYDSESDYKEFSD from the coding sequence ATGCTCCATCGATTCGCCACCATCGTCCCTCTTGTGCTTATTGCCGGGTCGACGCTcatgcttttcttcatcaatcttAGCGGTGTTCAAGACTCCCTGACCttcctcaacaagttctACTTTTCTAAAGCCACTGTAAAATACGAGAGGCATTGGACCATGTACGCCATGTGTACGCCCTTGGGTAATGGCCAGGTTCAGTGTACGAAGAAAGAACCCGCTTACCCTTATGACCCGGTGAAGAACTTGGGTGCGGGCTTTGTGCCAGAGGAATTCGacaaaaaccaaaagaCGTACTACTACTTGTCTCGAATTGCTTATGCTGCCTTCTTACTAGcgttgttgttgtcgaTCTTGTCGCTTTTGCCTGTGACCATCTCGTGCTGTGCATGGCACGGTTTTCTTACAGGTTTCTTTGCGTCGTTTGTCATTGGTGGCTCTCTTTTGTTCGACGTGATAGCAGCTTCCTTGCAAACGGCTGCTCATGTGAAGGGAGTCAATGCGTTTAAGAAAGCAGGCTTTCTGGCGCAGTTGGGGACGCCCATGTTCGTTTGCATGTGGTTGAGCGTGGCGACGCTCTTCATCTCGTGGGTGTGGATGATCAAGGTTGGTGTGAATGGGTTCCATGAGATATTTGGGGGAAGTAAGAAGAAGCACTATGATAGCGAGCTGGACTACAAAGAGTTTCTGGACTAA